The genomic interval ATCCTCCTTTCAGTAGATCAGGGTCAATCTGAATCCGAAAGGATTAGATAAGCCTGCAGGTCATTATCTGTTCGTCAGTGAGATTAAATCTATCAGCAATGATACGGAAGAGCTTTAAGAGATGGACTACATCCTCCTGATTGTAAATGATTACTTGTTTTCGCTTTTCCAGATTGAACCAGTCGCGCCAGATGGAAAACACACTGGTCTTGTATTTGCGCTTATTGCGGATGATGGAATAAAGTTCTTCTATGTAAGACAAGCGGTAACTTGGAAGTCCAGGTAAAGTCTTGCGGAATAACTTCAATGCATTGATGCAGATGTAATCTTCGCGAAGATCTATTTCAAAATATTTTTCCAGATAAGCAATATCAGGTCCGTATACAATGATGTAATCTACTCCTTCCAGGAGTTGCATAAAACCTTTTTTGGAAAGCTTGGAGTCGTAAAGTGAACCTACAAGTCCATCAGAATAGACATATCCGATTAAAAAGATATTCTGATCAAAGGTCCAATCACAGTCTAAGTAAAGAGTCAGTATTTGGTAGTTAAGTGATAGGGAAGATTAATAATAAATAATTTTCTATATTTGAAGAAGATTAGAATAATTATTTATCACTTAATAATCTTTTAAAATGGTCATTAGATCCGATATGTATGTTTGTGTTCAAGGCAGCCTAAATACCCGGGCAATAAAACAAAATTCTGGAACCGCAAATGAATTAAAGCAAAATTCTGGAACTGGAAATGATATAAATCAAAATTTGGGATCTGGAAATGATATAAATAAAGCTCAACCTCAAGATGTTTTAAATGATGTAGTAGAAGATCCCCTTTCCTATGGCGATATTTCAACATCTAATGTCATTTATCATAATGACCTTCCAGCTTCTGTAAAAGAATATAGAAACTATAAATATATATCTGAGTATAGTGGAAAAACTCATTACTATTATTCATTTGATAATACAAGAGCTTTATTGGAGTTTAAATCTCTTGGCATTTCGTTAATTTTATCAATCTTCAGTTTTTACTTATATTATGTGGCAACTAAACTTTATCGAGAGTATTTCGACAAAGAAAAAAAAGAAGAGATATGGAATTATGGATTTTATATTTTATCACTTCTTATAGTTATTATATGGGTTGGTATTATTATTAAATCAAAAGATTTAATTCCTGATTTTATTTTAAATGAAATCATTAATTATCCAAATCAATTTGTATTAGGTTTAGTTATTTCTAGTCTATTGCTATTCGGAATTGGAATATTTAGATTCATTGTTGTAGCATTCATTCAACATGCGGAAGATCAAATTCGTCTTGTAAAAGATATAAGGTTTTCATTTGTTGGTTTAATGTTTGGTCTGTTGAGCATATTAGCTGATTTAATTGCCCTTTGGTCAATATTTAGATAAAATGCATTTAATTATTACACCCTCCCCTCATCCTCAAAAAAATAAAAACTCTTATCATCAGCAATGATGATGTGATCAAGCAACTTGATATTAAGTGGTTTGAGAGCTTCTTATAATATTTTGGTAAGATCAATATCTTGCGATGAAGGCTACAAACCACCGCTGGGATGGTTGTGGCATAGGATCATGCCCGTGGCCAAAATCAAAATTGCTTTTTGCAAAATGAATTGTGTATCGACTACTGTTGATGAAATTCCACACAATGAAATTAGATCATAACCAATGATGAAATTTGCTCGGTTGAGATAAAGCACAACAAAGAATTCCCGGCGGTCTAATTCGGATTGTGGAACAATTTTTAAAAGTTTTTCGTAACAATCGTTGCTGGATGCTATTTTTTTGAGTTTTGATTTTGGTTTGTTGTATTTGTAGATCAGATCGACATTGGAATGTTGGAATTCCTTTGCTTTTGCAAGTAGTTCTTTTCGTTCTGCTTGGGATTGAGTGGTAGTGAATGATAAATTGAGATCCCTACTCCATTGATCATATCGTAAAGGAGTTTTTCTTTGCGCTCTGGATATTTTCCGAATTGTGCTTTACTGGATTTGTTGAGAAGCAGATAAGCGAATATTAGGATAGCCGCTGCTTCAAAGATGTAATTCTCTTTTTGTTTTCCCATAGTGAAAGGTGTTAAGTGATAGACTTATGAATGATCATTTCTCCGAACTCGTACTTGCGGATTAAAAGGCATGGATCTGTTTCCATTATTTTTTTTTCTTCCGTGCTTCTGCGTATTTGCGTGCATTATTTGTACAAGCCTGAATAGTTTTGATTAGCTCAGAATCTTTGCCGTATATATCATCAGGCTCAGCTCCATTTGCAATGACTTCAATGAGTAATGTTTTAAAATTGTAATAGTCGTCATGCAGTTTGCTACTATGTAGTTGCATGTATTGGAATGGTCCGATCTGTTCTTCATGGATCATGCTTTGCTCAATGATATTGCAGTATCGTTTTCCGGAATTTCTCTAAATTGAAATTTTACCTTACGCCGGAGATGTGTGTAGAAGTTAGAGATAAAAATATCACGCAGATTTGCTTTATGACTAAAACTCAAATGCTCAAGCCATAGATATAAATTCAGTTCAGTGATGCAAAGTGTTTTTTCAGAGTACGATTCGGAAAAATGAAAATCAATTTCACGGGCTCTAAGATCCAGGCTAGGATGCTTACCAAGATATCTGAGTTCTTCAATTTCATCCAGATCGAGGGATTTGCAGACTGATAGTATATCAATCCAAATCACATTGTTGAGAAACATGTAGTGTATCCAATTTTTCCTGAATATGAATGACTTTGGTTTCATACTGCAGAAAGATTTGAAATAAGCTAGGGCCGGGCGACCCTGACTTTTACTCTGCGAAAACTAAAAATTACGACCTTGTAAAAAAAGCAGCACCTGAGCACATCAGACCATGAGCTGTTGTCTGGAAAACCGACTGAGTTGCGAATGCGGTTTTAATTTACTTTTTTTGCTTGGGAATTCAAAAAATCCCGGACGGATGAATACAGGTCAGTATGGTCAAATGCAGACAGATCCCGCCCGGTGGTTCTATTGATCACCTTAAAAATCTCATGTTGGTTTTGCATCTGACTAATAAATACAGTGCAAAAATGTAATTAATATTACCAAACATTAAAGGTTATAAATTGCTTAAAATGTAATCAATAGGCAAATAAATGTAATTTGAGTCGATCAAGTGCTTGAACGATTAGCTTTTTCTAAATCACTTATAAAGATAGGGAGTGATTTAATTGACCTTACAAATGATACCCTTGAAATGTAAAATCCTTGCTACTTGCAGCCAGGACAAAGAGTTCATGAAGATCAAGACCTATATCTTCAAGGTCATGATTATCTTTAAACTCTGATACAATTTCATCAAAGGAAAGATTGGATTTATTCATGGTTATTAATTTACAGGGTATAGTGTCGGTATTAGGGAGTTTAAAGATAAGAATTGATGAGGTTTTTAGAAAGGAAATTGAGCAAAGTATAAAACTTTAACTAAAATTATGTCAGGATTGATTTAGTTGCTAATTTTGGAAATGCAAATACGAAATATTTCGCATATTTTTATATTATGCACAAGCAAAAGACAAAAAAATTGGAAATATTTGAAATAAATAGAAAAGCAAATCCGGATAAGCAGGAAGTACTTGTAAGCAACATTAAAATTAATCAACCATTCCTTATTCGAGGAATCAAAGAGAACATACTCCTATTTACTCAAGTCGAAAAATTAGCAATAAAATTTGAAGGCTGCATATTCGCAAAGAATGTATTCTATGAAATTGATCTTAGCAAATTCAAAATGCGAAACTTATCAATTTCATTCTCTAATTGCTTCATACATGGAGATGATAGAGCTTATTCTAATAAAATAAACACATTTGAATCTTATGAAATTCATATATCTTATTTCAATTGCATTTTAGAAAATATAAGCCTTGATAACTTGGAATTTACTCATCTTAGTGTATTCAATTCCATAATAACTAAAAATTACTTCAGTGTTCGTAATTGCAATATTAACTCCATTCAATTCTATAATGTCTTAGGAAAATATGGAGTAAATAGATCAAAAGAATCGAACATCAACGTAAGCTTTGGAGATGTTAACCTCTATTTACCGTCTAAAGCAATCAAAGATGCATATCAAGAAATTTCACAGAAATTTGGTAGCATATTTTCCTTCCCTACAAGTATTTTAATTACTGAACCTAAAAAATTATATATAGAATTCAAATTATCAAGCGGATCTGGATTTAAAAAATCTTATCTTGGTTATCATTATAGATTAAAAAACGAAGAAATTAAGGGATTAGACATATCCTTTAATATCCAAACTGAAAATGACACAACAGATTCAATTGTAATCAACAAAGCAATATTAGAAGGAATTGAATTGAGTAATTTCTCCAAAGCGAAAATCGAAATACTTAGGAGCAAGATTAATAAAGTATTTATTAGAGATTTAGGATTTAGTTCATTAAAAATATATGACCTTTCTTCACGTGTCAAAGAAAGCAGTGTATTTGAATCGAGAAATGTAGATTTATCCAACGCTACATTTGACAAGACAAATTTGTCTGCTTATGAAATTGTAAGTTTCTACAGATCCACGTTAACTGATATAAATTTTATATCTCCAAAATTTCCAAATGAAATTCATGTTTTGGAAAATATCCATCACCCAGATAAAAAGGAAGAAGGGTATTATAAAATGCAATCAGAAAACTATAGACAGATTAAAAATTCTTTAGTTGATTCAGGTAATCAGATTGAAGCTTTGGAGATTCATTCTAAAATGTACTCAAGTTTGCAAAAAGATAAAACGTTATCAAAAGAAGACCGTGCAATACTATTTTTGAATAAAGAATCTAATAGTCATGGAGTATCCATCATAAGGCCATTTTTTATATTGCTAATCTTAGCTTTTATCACTTTTTTTCTATACAGAACATCGTTAAATGAAGCACCATATGATTTTGGATTCAAGAGTTTTAGATCATGTGGGCAAACTATTTGGGCTAACATAGTTTTTGTCTTTGATGATTTTCGTGTATTCTGGCTGCTGATAGATCCAACACATAAATTATCTACACTTGAAAGTTTAGAACCAGAAAGCAGCTTAAATTCTGCATCACTCTTTTTTTCATACTTTTCACGAATCATTATGGCATGGATTATGTATCAATTTATTATAAGTTTTAGAAAATTTGGAAGAAAATTATAAGGACGAATGCCAGTGCCTAACAAGGGCTATGATGTCCATGCTCCTAAGGTCTCACGGCACATAGCCAAACCGTCAGGTTGTGAAAAAACTCCCACCTTGGCTCAATTTATTCGGATACCTATCTTAGAAATTTTCTAATATTGCATTGTAAATGCATTGAATTTAGGTATTTTCACACACTGCCGTAATGCGCCACTTAACTAAACCAAATTTTCAATAATGAAAACAATAAATTGGAAGTATAGCATAGGAATAATCCTAATAGGTCTCGGAATTTTGACCTTTAAACCTATACCGATTGCATCCGAGCATACCTATTTAATATCCAAAGGAATTGTTGTTGATATCTATGAAGGAGGTCACAAGGATGCTGTTTTCAAATTGAAAGGTCAGAATAAGATATTTTATATAAATCGCGGATTACTCAGAGGACTTGACTTGCTGAATATTAAAAATGAATTAATTAATAAGGAAATTACAATAAAATATCCTAGATATTGGACACCATTGGATCCATTAGGTTTTGTAAAGCAGGTATCAAAAATTGAAACCGGAGGAAAAACTATCTTTAATGAAATGAATTAAAAAGCGGTGCATAATTGAGTAGACGGCCCTGCCAGATCATTCTAACAGGGTGCGCCTCTAACACCACCTGCAACGTTATGATACACTTTTAATTTCTGCAGTATGTAAAATTAAAATTACATAATTTTCAAATAAAAAAACAGACCACCACCTGCATGATGGCCGGTTGTAATCCGAAAGGATCTAAGAAAACCAATCTCATGAAAATGTGTGAACCTATTTGCTATTCCGTTTTATCCATCTTTAAAAACTTTTCATCTCCGTAAGATTGTCCTGTAGCAAAGCGTAAAACTTTTGTGATCTCCCCTATCATTATAGTAATTGCTCCCCAGGTGGCATTTCCTGCAAGGCAGATATGTACTGTGTTGTAAAGACTTTGAATTACTTCTGCATTGACTACAATATTCCATGCACCAAATGCAGTGAGCAGCCATCCAAGGATTAGTGTTTTTTTACCTAATATTTTACTGAGTAAAAGTCGAGCGACTGAAGAAGATACTTTATTGATACTTCGACCAAAATTTTATTTGTTGCAACCTAATAGTATCAGGTTCAGTTCGTTTTCGTCCTTGGTTAAAATCTTCAGAAAAATAATATTGTACTGAAAATTCGCCTTTGATAATTTTTAATGTACTGTCTATTGCGTTTATTGTTATAAAGTTATTTGTTACATTGGAATCTATTGAGTATTCATATAATACATAATCATCCTCCAATTTAAACATTGGTGTAATGTTTGATTTAATAGGATGCCTCCCGATGGAAAATGGGACGTTTCCAATAACGTATAATTCTTTGTCATAATATTCAAAAGGATTTAAGTAACATTGTAATGAAATAGTAATATCTGTTTTTAGTTTATTTGCAAATTGAGCAGAAGAATTTGCTCTAAATTTGTAACAATTTTTATACCCAAAAGCAACTCCATTCGTGGTATCAATATGTGCAAAAAAAATATCAGGTTTCTCATATTTTCCTATATAGCAATCAATTTTAGGAACATCTATTGTATCAATAGGATCCATTGGCTCATCAATTATTGTGATAACATTGTCATCTTTACAAGATGCAACTAAACAAAAGATTATAAACAGCTTAAATAGTCTATTCACAAAATCTAATTATTAAATTTAAGTTTATAAATACCAAGCATAAATTAATACAAATATGTAATTGTCAACGCAAAATAGTCAATTTCCTTAAGTTTAAATTTTATTATTCCTATTTTGTTACTACAAATTTTAAGGCTGCAATTTTATTCTCTGAATTGAGTTTTAAAATGTACACACCAGAAAGTAAGGAACTAAGATCCATTTTAAAAGTATGGATTCCGGCTTGTCTCCTACCCTTCTCAACTACTTTTATTAATTTGCCGTCTTGATTATATAATTCCATTATTATGTTCCTGGATCTGCCAATTCCATATTTAAAATTGATTTGGTTTTGGGCAGGATTTGGATAGGCTTCAATTAATTCAAATAATTCTTCATCATGGTCTTGTTTTATATCAATCAGAGAAGTCGTTATAACGTTTGTATTCTGAAGCACTTCATATGCATCCGTATGAATTAATTCACCTTCTGTATTAAATAAAGTAAATTGAAGTTTTGTGGTTTTGCCTTTTAATAATTTTAAAACAATATTAAATTTTTCAGAAATTTCATCTTTCTTTAATTTTAGTACTTCTTCTAATTCAAAAAATGCGATTCTCTTTCCCATTTTTGCTGATTCAGATTTTGCCAGGTTATTTGGTAATGGATCAGAAGGATGAACAGAACCAGATATTGCAAAAAATTCAGGATTTTCTGTTGCAATTTGTGCACTATCTGAAAAGCCAATAGATACATATTTAATATCTGGACTACCATCCTCTAAGGCTTTTAAACTTATTTGGTATGCACTCAGTCCATATCCGGTTTCTAATGCTATACTGTCATTGTTAAATAAAAATTGTCCAAATGGATTTTTATGTGCAGGCCAAAGAAATGTTGATGTGCAAGAACTGCTGTCACACTTTATAACTTTTATGGTAATATTACCTGTGTATGCAAAATTAGTAGACATTTTAAATTTTATCGAATTTGTTGCTGCAATGCTTCCGTTGGCAGGGAGTGAAAATGGTGAATTTGTGGATGTCCATAGAAAAGGACAAGTAGAACATGGTGTGCCGTCAACAAATGTTTGGGAACCAAAAAATGTTGTAGTTGGGTTATAATATATTAGTACATTGCAAATTGGAGAACTAGGATCTAAATTATTGATCGTTATATATCCATCTCGTTTTATCTGACCAAACGGAACAAAAAAGGCCTTATCAATAGTTGCACAACAAGGTGTTGGCGGACAAGATGGACCGCCCCTAATTTGTCGACATGAACTTCCATCTGCAAATGTGATGTCATACGTTATCGTTACCGGTGAATTTAAATCTTTTTGAATATAACAACAACTAAAAGAATTTGTAAAACAAGGTGCCAGAGTTGTAAAAGTATATGAATTTGTACCATAAAAACCAGGTGGTACATTTCCACAATCCCAACTCGCTTCTGAAAAAACTGCATTATTTAAACTTACATGGAGTGATTTAATTTTACATACGGAACTCAAAGCACTGCAACATGCAGCAGTTCTTGGAAAAGTAAGCGAATCGCAACAACTAGCTTTCGGACAATTATAAAAAACAACAGATTGAACTTGATTACTATTGATTGGTATGGTAATTGTCCCATTTATAGGAGAACTGGGAATCCAACCTGCTTGGTTTATTTCTGTTATCGTATAGCTACCATAGTTTATGCCGGAAACGTAAGCAGTGCCATAAGAATCTGTAATCACATTTGAATTGTATCCTGGGCCAGATATGTTGAAAGTCCATCCAGCTCCTGCCTCCCCTGCATCCAGAACACCGTTGCAATTTCTATCTAAAACTTTTTGAATAGCTATAGTACCCCTTTTTTGACAAGAGTCTGCGCATAAAAAATTGTTTGCAATCGTTCCTGTGATATTTCCAATTAAATTAAATCCGCAAGATTGACTTGAGTTATTGCGCAATCTAACCTGTAAAGAATGGGTAGCATTATTAGCGGGTAGATTAATTACGTAATTATTCACTCTCGTTTCATGTCCTGCTTGAAATGTTCTTTGATCATTCCAGTTATTACAAAAATCACATAGAATATTTTGGTTAGGATTGAATGTTACAGGGTTTCCACCAGGTACTGTTACAGTAGTCAAAGGGACGGGTGCGCCATCTAGAAAAATACATGCGGAGTTATCAAATCTGCATTGAATGTTTATAGTTACAATATCACCTTTTAACATGCAAAACTGCCTTTCAAATATTATTGGAAGATCGGGGCAACTATTATTACATGCCAGTTGATAATCGAATCTAAAGGAGAGCCATTTTGATAATGGATACGGTAGTGCCCAGGTAGGATCGGGAATAATTGCAGCACTTGGACCTCCGCTAACGATATTCGTACAGGTCGATAAATTTGGCATTTGAATTACTTTCCAATAAGGATCATAATCACCAATTTGAATTGGGCCCATAAAAAATAATGGACCTCCTGTGGCATAGAGTG from Saprospiraceae bacterium carries:
- a CDS encoding JAB domain-containing protein — protein: MRKISRAQRKTPLRYDQWSRDLNLSFTTTQSQAERKELLAKAKEFQHSNVDLIYKYNKPKSKLKKIASSNDCYEKLLKIVPQSELDRREFFVVLYLNRANFIIGYDLISLCGISSTVVDTQFILQKAILILATGMILCHNHPSGGL
- a CDS encoding T9SS type A sorting domain-containing protein, which codes for MMKKLIVFVLLFLSVSIQNNIILAQTGCQNQVLLNTGYNHSTNALYATGGPLFFMGPIQIGDYDPYWKVIQMPNLSTCTNIVSGGPSAAIIPDPTWALPYPLSKWLSFRFDYQLACNNSCPDLPIIFERQFCMLKGDIVTINIQCRFDNSACIFLDGAPVPLTTVTVPGGNPVTFNPNQNILCDFCNNWNDQRTFQAGHETRVNNYVINLPANNATHSLQVRLRNNSSQSCGFNLIGNITGTIANNFLCADSCQKRGTIAIQKVLDRNCNGVLDAGEAGAGWTFNISGPGYNSNVITDSYGTAYVSGINYGSYTITEINQAGWIPSSPINGTITIPINSNQVQSVVFYNCPKASCCDSLTFPRTAACCSALSSVCKIKSLHVSLNNAVFSEASWDCGNVPPGFYGTNSYTFTTLAPCFTNSFSCCYIQKDLNSPVTITYDITFADGSSCRQIRGGPSCPPTPCCATIDKAFFVPFGQIKRDGYITINNLDPSSPICNVLIYYNPTTTFFGSQTFVDGTPCSTCPFLWTSTNSPFSLPANGSIAATNSIKFKMSTNFAYTGNITIKVIKCDSSSCTSTFLWPAHKNPFGQFLFNNDSIALETGYGLSAYQISLKALEDGSPDIKYVSIGFSDSAQIATENPEFFAISGSVHPSDPLPNNLAKSESAKMGKRIAFFELEEVLKLKKDEISEKFNIVLKLLKGKTTKLQFTLFNTEGELIHTDAYEVLQNTNVITTSLIDIKQDHDEELFELIEAYPNPAQNQINFKYGIGRSRNIIMELYNQDGKLIKVVEKGRRQAGIHTFKMDLSSLLSGVYILKLNSENKIAALKFVVTK
- a CDS encoding ribonuclease H-like domain-containing protein, whose amino-acid sequence is MLTLYLDCDWTFDQNIFLIGYVYSDGLVGSLYDSKLSKKGFMQLLEGVDYIIVYGPDIAYLEKYFEIDLREDYICINALKLFRKTLPGLPSYRLSYIEELYSIIRNKRKYKTSVFSIWRDWFNLEKRKQVIIYNQEDVVHLLKLFRIIADRFNLTDEQIMTCRLI